The sequence cccccccccccccccaagagtgTCGCCGGAGgaaatggctgccgttttacgatctCCTAGTcagttgtgctattgtgtgttgttttgtgttatttgtaacttattttgtacataatgtttctgccaccgtgtcttatatccgaaaaatagcttctagatatcaggacaagGATTACTCACCCCGTAATGGAGGATACTTTTTCTCCAACGAGTCAGACagaaaggatttacttcagaagTCCGATAAGGCACTCATAcctgtcattcgcaggagaaagagacggagatatcagggacgacacttatttttcttaaaacctcttagagcattgttggttaagggcttgtaagtaagcatttccctgtaaggtctacacctgttgtattcggcgcgtgtgacaataaaatataatttgaattgAAGAGTCGATTGACGTACTGGTGCATCATCTAAGTTACATAACAAAacaatcaaaatccatcagtttaaaatagagatattgttttttttgcattggatgcgtctcaatcaacCACATCCGCCAGCATGGCGTTTCCCCATCTGTGTTGAAAGGTGTCaagctagagcggtgtttatcagaccatgagacatcccatctgtgttGAAAGGTGTCAAGTAGACgtgtttatcagaccatgagacatcccatctgtgttGAAAGGTGTAGAGCgtgtttatcagaccatgagacatcccatctgtgttGAAAGGTGTCAGAGCAGAGCGGTGTTtacagaccatgagacatccatctgTGTTGAAAGGTGCAGAGCTAGAGTTTATCAGACCATGAATCCCATCTGTGTTGAAAGGTgtcagagctagagcggtgttatcagaccatgagacatccctcTGTGTTAAAGGTGTCGAGCTAGAGCGCtgtttatcagaccatgagacaccaTCTGTGTTGAAAGGTgtcagagctagagcggtgttatcagaccatgagacatccccatCTGTGTTGAAAGGTgtcagagctagagaggtgtttatcagaccatgagacatcccatctgtgttGAAAGGTGTCAGAGCTAGAGCGCTGTTTATCAGACCAtagagacatcccatctgtgttGAAAGGTGTCAGAGCTAGAGCgtgtttatcagaccatgagacatccatctgtggtgaaaggtgtcagagctagagcggtgtttatcagaccatgagacatcccatctgtgttGAAAGGTGTCAGagcggtgtttatcagaccatgagacatcccatctgtggtgaaaggtgtcagagaggtgttttatcagaccatgagacatcccatctgtgttGAAAGGTGTCAGAGCGGTGTTATCAGacatgagacatcccatctgtgttGAAAGGTGTCAGagcggtgtttatcagaccatagACATCCCATCTGTGTTGAAAGGTGTCAGTAGagcggtgtttatcagaccatgagacatccccaaATCGGTCTTCTCATGTAAACATGTAAACGTCCAaacggtttgacctacaaacttggaaaggggagactctcacgaacatgctAGTTCTCAagacatgatggtgttctccttGTCAGGAGACTGTCTGAAGCAGGTACCGTCAATACGCCAACTTCTGTTAGTAGCATCCGAATCGTTGGGGACTCGACcacaaaaatacattaaaatatatatacatatacactaatgttcaaaagtttggggtcacttagaaattcttGTTTTTGTGTCTCTACTTTTTTGTCCagtaaataacatcaaattgatcagaaaatacagtgtagacattgttaatgttgtaaattactattgtagctggaaacggctgatttttaatggaatatctacataggcgtacggaggcccattatcagcaaccatcactcctgtgttctaatggcacgttgttagctaatccaagttatcattttaaacggctaattgatcattagaaaacccttttgcaattatgttagcacagctgaaaaactgttgtcctgattaaagaagtaataaaactggccttctttaactagttgagtatctggagcatcagcatttgtgggttcgattacaggctacaaaatggccagaaacaaaaactttcttctgaaacttgtcagtctattcttgttctgagaaatgaatgctattccatgtgagaaattgccaagaaactgagatctcgtacaacactgtgtactactcccttcacagaacagcacaaactagctcgaaccagaatagaaagaggagtgggcgggcacaactgagcaagaggacaagtacattagagtgtctagtttgagaaatagatgcCTCAAAgtctcaactggtagcttcattaaatagtacgcgcaaaacaccagtctcaacatcaccagtgaagaggtgactccaggatgctggccttctaggcagagatgcaagaaaaagccatatctcagactggccaataaaaagaaaagattaagatggacaaaagaactctgcctagaaggccagcatcccagagtcacctcttcactgttgactgaacacagggtgatggttgctgataatgggcctctggtagcctatgtatatattccataaaaaatctgccgtttccaactacaatggTATTACAACATTATAGtatgtatataataatatatggtAATAGACGCATaggaagatgcagtagatggtatcgagtacagtatatacataggagatgagtaatgtagaggtatgtaaacataaaagtgcatagtttaaagtggctagtgatacataattacataaagatggcaagatgcagtagatatatagagtacagtatatacatatacattatattaagtggcattgtttaaagtggctatatacattatatatttcACTTCAAAACCCTGTTTACTttcctttttgccatttatgaatgtgttattcaaagcGTTTCTAAGGGCttttagtagtaaaggccaaataaatattaaattaaatgaaTTATTTTATATCGTTCtgggatacctaaaggggtcctaaattctaaatcaaatagctaaatgatccatagtatgaccatcttaaaacaagtcCACGTCacttagcaccccccccccccaacgtcTTAGACAATTTTGACAAACGGCCTCCTTTCCAGACCAGTGTGTCACAGCTCTGCCTGTGCCGTGATAACATGAGCGTGTGGGCTACACAATCTAGGACCCCGAATCAATCAACCCCAGATACCACTTACTCAGGGTCTTTACTTCTGCCAGCGAGCATGTCTGAAGGGCCTGGTATTGAGTTTTGTTTCACACATTACAGATTTATATTTATTATGCATGTTACATTGTAGATACGCTATGTTGATCCTCACAGTGTATTTGCAGGAGAATAATTTGTCACCAGTTCTGATGAACAgggctctactgtactgttgcaGCAGGTATACTTGCTCAGAGAcagtacctcctctcctctgtggccAGGCTAAGGGCCAGTGGTCTGAGTTGGAGGCCTCCACTATGGGGGTGTTGGCCTAGCTGCCTGATTGACTGTCTGGGGCTAGGCTgctgctgtgttgctgtgttgctgTGCTGCTGTGCTGATCTCAGGCCTAGCAGTAATGAGAAGGCCAGCTGCGTCTCTGCTTGGTTTGTTCACTAAAAAGCATGGCCATCACAACAGGGGCCAAACACGACAGGTGGCTGCTGGTTAGCAAGAGTGAGTGCATGTGGCGCAAGTGAACACGCGCACACTACTCAATAACAAGTGTGTGAGCGTGGACGTGTGtgaaactagctctcacagtctcatgtcagaattagacattcatccgtgtttcttaaatgtcaaatttcaaagttgtcaAATGTCAAGTTAAGGTTAAGCTTAGGCATTAGAtctgaattcttaaggttaggcattaactccgaatggttaaggtaagggttaagatttgggataggcttaaaacaaaaatacaaataaataaaagtaaaacgtttatattgctggattcaaacttgcaacctttggaatcagaagcTTACACCCATCCACCTTCCTGTCCAACAATGCCTCTACTAAAACCCAAACCTACTTGAAAACAACGCTCACCGTTGACCTAGTGGCCAGTTCCACGTCAGctcccgacatcctcagacatggatggaccgttgaatactgacttgcaCTTTGACGGAAATTGCATTGAGGTAACTTTGTTATTCATTTTATTGCATGTTATTTAGCAAGGAAACGGTACCTTGAAGCATTTTACaagacactgaacaaaacaatggCAGCACAAGTAGAACAGACTTTAACCATAGGAAAAATAGAGCTGGCCTCTTATTCAGTGAATCCAGGAGCAATGTCTACTCCAGAATTTAAAATACGGTGTCAGGTTAGCCTAGGCAGTTTAAGACGCGTTGGGCAGTAACCGAAGAGTTGCTGGTTTGATCCCCGAACTGACTAAGGGTCACGTTCTCGTAGTGAATGAGACACAAGGCGCACGTGTATGTGTACAATTTCTTTTTTAATTAaacgaatgaacactgaacaaacaacaaagtaccacaaaataaatgtgaagctatataacacgagtgctgacaggcaactacacatagacagaACCCAACGAAACCAAAAgaagaaaatggcaacctaataggatccccaatcagaagaCAACTATAAACAGCTGCCGATTGGCTGGAACCAATGTTGATCCATTTGTCTTGGGTAGGcacagaccgtcgctggagacccggcTGGGGACCGTTGCTGAGACTCGGTGCCTGGGGACCGTCGTGGACGACCCCGGGCTGGGACCGTTGCTGAGCCCGGGCCTGGGGATCCGTTGATGAGACCGTTGCTGGGAGACCATCCTCTCACGAAGAATGATNNNNNNNNNNNNNNNNNNNNNNNNNNNNNNNNNNNNNNNNNNNNNNNNNNNNNNNNNNNNNNNNNNNNNNNNNNNNNNNNNNNNNNNNNNNNNNNNNNNNNNNNNNNNNNNNNNNNNNNNNNNNNNNNNNNNNNNNNNNNNNNNNNNNNNNNNNNNNNNNNNNNNNNNNNNNNNNNNNNNNNNNNNNNNNNNNNNNNNNNNNNNNNNNNNNNNNNNNNNNNNNNNNNNNNNNNNNNNNNNNNNNNNNNNNNNNNNNNNNNNNNNNNNNNNNNNNCAGTGATTAGACAGCGGTAGTGTTTTGTGTAATTGTGTgcctgtgtccgtgtgtgtggtgtggtgtgtgtttgtttgggaagctgatgtgtgatgttgtgtcgatggttgtgtgttgttgtgtgtggtgtgttgtgtgtgtgtgcgtgttggtgtgtgtgtgtggtgttgtgtgtgtgtttcgtgtggTTGCTGGTGTCCGTAGATCCGAACATCCTATTGTGCAACCTGAATCAGCACCAACATCCAGTTTGTTATAGATATTCAAGACACAAGAATCTCAACGGCTTGGACCCTCTTACCAGGTTGCTCTAAAGTGTTCCGCAGGGATTACTGGTCCATGTTTGACTCCAATTGCTTCACACTGCACAGGTTTGGTTGTACACATGGGTTGCTGGATGTCCCCTTATgaagtggtggaccattcttgtatTCAGCAACACAGGGAAAATTTCGTTCGAGTGTGAAAAAACCAGCCAGCCGTTAAGTTTTCTTGACACAGGAGACCGGTATGGCTCCTGCCTACTACCCACAACACCACGCGCGTTGGACACTATCTACTCCCGCTTCGCGGCCCTCGACGTCGCCATGTTTTACTCATTATTAACGCCACACCTTGCCACGATGACGTTAACGCGCAACCTGCGTCTCGAATGGATTTCCACACTGGACCTCCATCActttccctgattaccttccctaatATCTGTCACTTCCCGTTTTGGTTCTTTCCCAGGTGGTTTACTCTAGGACTGCAGTATTATCGTGTTAAGACTCAGCACACGTGAGCTGCTGTTGATCAGATACCGTTATATTGTTccattgtttgttggttttttaTTATATAAAACGATGaacacctgcacctgcttctccCGCTTCTCAGCGTCTTCGTTACGCCGTTTGAATTGCCTTGACCAATCTTTCTGCCTTGCCCTCATTCACCTTTCTGAATGGAGCAgcacagacacaccacaacacacaacacagcacacacacacacacacacacacacaaacacacacacaacaacacacacacaacaacacacacaacacacacacacacacgacacaccaaaaAGCCATTGTTCTTCATTCTTGAGCGATCTGGCTAGAAATTATTCTTCCTGTATTGAATGTCCTATTTACAAATAGTGGTTTtatgttttaatgtatttctCATAAAATAACCTGTTGGTGTCCTTATTTGCTGGAACACTGAAATGCAATCTAACAGCTGTTTTTATGTAATATCAATTAGTGTCTGTGTTCCGCCAAGGGtgactgtgtgttagtgtgtgtgtgtcccaggttAAGGTACATGGGGGAGGAATGTGAccgtgtgtttacgtgtgtgcttgtgtggtggTAGGGTAAGGTACATGGGAAGGTGTGAccctggtgttgtgtgtgtgaagttatgtgctgtggtggtgtgtagtggtACATGGTGTGAGGGTGTGttgactggtgtggtgtgtggttgtgtgtgtgtgtgtggtggtgtgtgtggtttggtgtgtgtgtgtgtgtgtggtgtgtgtgtgtgttgtgttggaaggTACATGGGGGAGTGACGGTGTggctggtggtgtggtgtgtgtgtgtggtggtgtgtgtgtgtgtgtgtggtgtgtgtgtgtgtgtgtgtggtgtgtgtgtgtgtgtgtgtgtgtgtgtgtgtgtgtggtggtgtaaggTAACATGGGggaggtgtgactgtgtgttgtgtgtgtgtggtgtgtgtgtgtgtggtgtgtgtgtgtggtgtgtgttgtggtgtgtgtgtgtgtgtgtggtgtgtgtgtgtggtgtgtgtgtgggtaaggtAACATGGggaggtgtgactgtgtgttagtgttatgtgtgtggtgtgtgtggtgtgtgtgtgtgtgtgtgtgtgggtgtgtgtgtgtgtgtgtgtgtggtgtgtgtgtgttgtgtgtgtgtgtgtgtgtgtgtgtggtgtgtgtgtgtgtgtgtgtgtgtgtgtgtgtgtggtaaagggtactggggggggggggtgtgactgttgtgttagtgtgtgtgtgtgtgtgttgtaaggtACATGGGGGAGGTGTGAACtgtggtgttatgtgtgtgtgtggtgttgtgctgtgtcAAGGTACATTTGGGGGAGGTCGTgtactggtgtgtgtatgtgtgtgttgtgtgtgtgttgtaaggtACATGGGggaggtgtgactgtgtgtttagtgtgtgtgtgtgtaaaggtctacatggggggtggggggggggggggtgtgacctgtgtgttagtggtgtgtgtgtcgtgtaaaggtacatggggggggggggcgtgtgactgtgtgtttagtgtgtgtggtgtgtgtaaggtACATGGGGAGGTGTTGACCtgtggtgttagtgtgtgtgtgtgtgtgtgtgaggtacatGGGGGGAGGTGTgactgtgttagtgtgtatggTGTGTAAAGGTACATGGGGAGGTGGTGACACGCttgttttgtgtagtgtggtatgtgtgtaaGGTACATGGGGGAGGTGTGACtgtgttatgtgtatgtgtgtaaggtACAGGGGAGGTGtgactgtgtagtgtgtgtgtgtgttgtgtgtgtgtgtgttgtgtgtgtgtgttgtgtgtgtgtgtgtgtgtgttgtgtgtgtgtgtgtgtgtaaggtacaTGGGGGAGGTGTgactgtgtttagtgtgtgtgtcaaGGTAAGGTACATGGGAGGTGTGACTGTGTttagtggtgtatgtgtgtaaggTAACATGGGGAGGGTTTGtgactgtgtgttagtgtgtatgtgtgtaaggaTACATGGGGAGGTGTGGACTGTGTGTtagttgtgtggtgtgtaaggTACATGGGGAGGTGTGactggtgtgttagtgtgtgtgtgtcaggtaagGTACTCTCTGCCAGCCTAGTAACTCACACAACCACTCTGTCAGCCCCTAGTAACTCACACAACCACTCTGTCAGCCTAGTAACTCACACAACCACTGTCAGTCTAGTAACTCAACAACCACTCTGTCAGTCAGCCTACATtatgagtgagtgggtgagtgtgtgtgtatgttttcctGCCATTACTGTTGTTTTGTAGTAATTCTCCTCAACCACTCCTGTCAGCCCCCTCTACGAgtgagtttttgtgtgtgtgtgtgtggtgtgtgtgtgtgtgtggtgttgtgtgtgtggttgtgtgtgtgtggttgtggtgtggtgttgtggtgtgtgtgtgtgtggtgtggtgtgtgttgtttgtgtgtggtgtgggacgTGTTTAGTtaacaagaatagtaaacaaacaacatTCTTGACCAACCGGGGACAATTTTTGTTAGTcctcacaaggtcaaatgctgtttctctagggggtttagggttcaggttagaattagtgttagggttagaattacgttaaAGGTTAGGgcgttaggagctagggtttagttttagttttaagGTTATGTTTTTGGGTAAGATtacaggttaggggttagggaaaataggattttgaatgggactgaattgtgtgtcctcaCAATGTCCAGCCTGAACAAgactgtgtgggtgtctgtgtgatAAATACGTGTTTGAAACCATTAAACTGTAGTAATTCCTCTATCCCTGACAGGCTCCTAATGGACAACAAGATCACAACTCTTCCTGAGAACACTTTTCAGTCTCTAGTGGTTCTAGAAAGACTGTGAGTAGAACCCTAACTGAAACAATGACAACTATTAGCAGAACCCTAACTGAACAATGAGAATATTAGCAGAACCCTAACTGAACAATGAGAACTATTAGCAGAACCCTAACTGAACAATGCCAACTATTAGCAGAACCCTAACTGAACAATGACAACTATTAGCAGAACCCTAACTGAACAATGAGAAACTATTAGCAGAACCCTAACTGAACAATGCCAACTATTATGCGAACCCTAACTGAACATTGACAACTATTAGCCGAACCCTAACTGAACAATGCCAACTATTGTAGGAACCCTAAATGAACAATGACAAACTATTAGCAGAACCCTAACTGAACAATGACAACTATTAAAGAACCCTAACTGAAACAATGCCAACTAATTAGCAGAACCCTAACTGAACATTGACAACTATTAGCCGAACCCTAACTGAACAATGCCAACTATTAGTAGAACCCTAAATGAACAATGACAACTATTAGCAGAACCCTGACTGAACAATGACAACTATTAACAGAACCCTAACTGAACAATGACAAACTATTAGCAGAACCCTAACTGAACAATGACAACTATTAGCAGAACCCTAACATGAACAATGACAACTATTAGCAGAACCCTAACTGAACATTGAACAACTATTAGCAGAAACCTAACTGACAATGACAACTATTAGCAGAACCCTAACTGAAACAATGACAAACTATTAACAGAAACCCTAACTGAACAATGACAACTATTAGCAGAACCCTAACTGAACATTGACAACTATTAGCAGAACCTAACTGAACAATGACAACTATTAGCAGAACCCTAACTGAACATTGACAACTATTAGCAGAACCCTAAGATGAACAATGACAACTATTAGCAGAACCCTAACTGAACAATGACAACTATTAGCAGAACCCTAACTGAACAATGACAACTATTAGCAGAACCCTAACTGAACATTGACAACTATTTAGCAGAACCCTAACTGAACATTCACAACTATTAACAGAACCCTAAACTGAAATGACAACTATTAGCAGAACCCTAACTGACAATGACAACTATTAGCAAGAACCCTAACTGAACAATGAGAACTATTAGCAGAACCTAACTGAACATTGACAAACTATTAGCAActataccccccctctctctgccctcttgctctcgctctccctctctctccctctctccttcctcctctccttcccccctctcttgcCCCTCTCCTTGCCCTCCtgcttctcgctctccctctctctcctcctctccttacccccctcctccccttctgctctcgctcccctccctctctctccccctgcttctcgccacaccccctctctcttttttctctccctctgttttcagAGACCTGTCGGACAACCGGATTACTGAGCTCCCCAACAACACCTTTAAGAGCTTAAAGTCCCTCGTCAAACTGTGAGTCACAGGTTGTGCCCCAAATGGAGCCCCATTACGGCATAACATCTGATAAAAAATGATTGAAGatattacaaatatatactgTTAATTACGGCAATTTAAAAGCTGTTAATTACCTCAGTTTAACAGCTTTAAGAGCTTAAAGTCTCCTCATTCTGCGAGTCTCACAATACAGGACTGTTTATGTCTGCTTctcctctaaccctggaaacatGACTTTACATCTGACAAACGGGGCTTAATAAAAGATGACAAATgttgttctactgactgttaaaAACTGTTAGTCTCAGaatacctgcctgcctgtccatcCGCCTGTCAGACAGATCACTTCTTTACTTATTGTCACAGGAACATATCCCATAATCCTCTGTTCCACATCCACCCGGGTCACTTTGATCACCTGACCCAGCTCCAGTCCCTGTGAGTAGTACACATACAGCCTACCAGTACCATACACTAACAGTACCTACGAAATACCTACCAGTACCTATCAGTACTGTACGCTATCAGTACCTACCAGTACTTACCACTACCTACCAGTATCTACCACTACCTACCAGTATCTACCACTACCTACCAGTACCTGCCAGTACTTACCAGTACCTACCAGTGCCTACTAGTACTTACCAGTATCTACCAGTACTTACCAGTACCTACCAGTACCGGCGAGTACCTACCAGTATCGTACACTATAGGAAGATACATGTTGACTATCTATGGTAAATAAATCTAATCAAGTTAATAAACTGTGTGATGTCTTGTCTTTAGAGGTCTGGAGGGTATTGAGATTCCAGACATCCAGACGAAGATGTTTGGACCCATGGGAAACCTCTCCCACatgtatgtacatactgtatcacattctgtactatatatactgtatcacattctgtactatatatactgtatcacattctgtactatacatactgtatatcacattctgtaactatatatactgtaaatcacattctgtactatatatactgtatgcacATTCGTATATATATGATCAGCTTGTATACATCTGATTATTATATACCTGTATCACACattctgtactgtatatactatgtATCACATCtgtactatatatactgtatatcacagtCTGTACTAAATATATATGGTAATCACATTCCTGTACTAGAATTATACTGGTTCGACATTTCTAATCTACTATTAAAGGATTGTATATCTGATTTACAAATGACTGTAGAAACCCAAGGTTCGTAAAACATAATTTATAGATAGAAAACTGTGGAATTACCATAGGACATATAGTTAAATTCAGAATTGTGACTCAACTGTTTCACTAGGTACATCATTTATTGTGACTATTAGAATATGATGATATATATACGGACATATAGATTCAGAATGTGATATCTGAGTTAACATCAACGCATGTCAAGTATTATATGTCGCGACATATGGATATTATTGAATGTGATGTACAATGTACTCGGTAAAATCACTATATAGTACAGAATGTGATAAACAGGATAATAATCACTATATTGTATTCAGCGTGTAATATGTTGATTGTCAAGCACTATCGTAGTCTAGACATATAAGTTGTCTAGTTATATCACATTCATAGCGCAATATGAGTGCTAAGGTCACAGTTAAATATATCATATCAATAGTACAGAGAAATTGATAGCACTATGCTAATATAATATAGTAGCTAATATGTCCGATTTTATATCCACAATTTCTATACTAATTTCCTGTATAATCACATTCTATACTAATATGTCGCTGTTTTAAGAACACTCAGTTCTATTAGATAATATACAGATATGTCCTGTATTTATTATGTACTATTTTTATTCACATTCTGATAgacaattgtgatacagtatgtTCACGTGTTAACTCTAGTACAACACATTCTAAGAATGTTGATACTATTATGTCCTGTATAATCAGTATCGAAACGATATATCACATTAATCCAATGAACAATTAGAATACGAGAAAGTTTGCAATAAAAAGACGGAATAACTATAATGTCCTGTTTTATCACATTTTCTAGGTATTATCTCATATGGTCCCTGTTTAGTATTACCCGTTATTACTACATTCTAAGTATTAACAGATCTAGTAGTTGCGTTTCATGTTATTTAATCAGCATTCTATAGGGTCGGCTATATGTCCTGTTTATCACATTCTATAGCTATATGTTCTTGTTTATCATACAGTTACGTATATTAACTATATGTCCTGTATTCAATTCCTCAGTCCTACCATGCTGGTTTATTCCCTTATCACTATATGCCCTGTACACACTTAGTTTCCTATATACTCTGTttatcacattctatactatatgtcctgTTTTCACATTCTATACTATTATGTCTCCTGTATATCACAATTCTATCTATATGTCCTGTATATCACATTTCTACTATATGTTCCTGTATATTCACATTCTATACTATAATTGTCCTGTttatcacattctatactatatatttgtcctgtttatcAACTTCTATACTATATGTCTGTATCACATTCTATATATATTGTCCTGTATCACATTCATATAACATGTCCTGTTTATCACATTCTACTATTACTATAATGTCTGTTTCCACATTCTATATTAATATTTCATcaacattctatactatatgtcctgTTATCACATTCAATATTATATGTCCTGTttatcacattctatactatatgtcctgttatcacattctatactatatgtcctgTATTCACATTCTATATCTATATGTCCTGTttatcacattctatactatatgtcctgTATATCACATTCATACTATATGTCCTGttatcacattctatactatatgtcctgtatatcacattctatactatactGTCCTGTATATTctcacattctatactatatgtcctgtttatcacattctatactatatgtcctgtttattcacattctatactatatgtcctgtttatcacattctat is a genomic window of Salvelinus sp. IW2-2015 unplaced genomic scaffold, ASM291031v2 Un_scaffold6850, whole genome shotgun sequence containing:
- the LOC112079072 gene encoding relaxin receptor 2-like; the encoded protein is MDNKITTLPENTFQSLVVLERLDLSDNRITELPNNTFKSLKSLVKLNISHNPLFHIHPGHFDHLTQLQSLGLEGIEIPDIQTKMFGPMGNLSHIYFKTFHTVPSAPRRTCKPNTDGISSSRTCS